The DNA segment CGTCTACTGGTCCATTCCCTGTCGAACGGCTCTGGCTGAGGCGGAGATTGAATATACCGAACACACCAGTGCGTCCATCTGGGTTGCATTCCCTGCGGAAAATGCCTCTGCGTTTGGGTTGCCAGATGCCACTAGCGTGGTGATCTGGACCACCACGCCCTGGACTCTGCCAGCCAATCTCGCGATTGCGCTTCACCCGCGCTTTGAGTATGTCACCGTTATCCAGAACGGACACCACTATCTGGTCGCAAAGGAGCTTGCGGATGCATTTGTGCAACATTGCGGATGGTCCGACTCCGCAACCATCCAGACGCAAACCTTCACGGGTGAGTCCCTCGAAGGACTGCAGACCCGGCATCCGTTCATTGACCGAGCCAGTCCGGTGCTGATGGCAGAATACGTGACGCTTGAATCCGGAACAGGATGCGTGCACACAGCACCCGGCCATGGGCTTGAAGACTATCAGACCGGACTTAAATACGGGCTTGAAATCTACTGCCCGATCAACGACGACGGTGCCTATGTTGATGATGGACAGATTCCGCCAGAACTGGTGGGGAAGAGTGTTCTCGAAGTAAATGGGAAAAACCCTGCAAACCTAGCAGTGCTCGACATCATCAAGGCAAATGGCTCGCTGCTGCACTTTGAGAAAATCAAACACCAATACCCCTATTGCTGGCGGTCAAAGACTCCGGTGATATTCAGGGCCATGGACCAGTTTTTCATGCAGCTCGATCACCATCATGTGCGCGAAAAAGTGCTCGAAGCGATTGACCAGGTGGAGTGGGTTCCGGGCTGGGGGAAAAACCGCATTCGTGGTGCGGTGGAAAGCCGTCCGGACTGGTGTATATCCCGGCAGCGGGCCTGGGGTGTACCGATTCCCGTATTTTACAACGCGGACGGAGTGCCTCTGCTCGACAAGGATGTCATTGTTGCGCTTGCCGACAAAGTTGCCACCCATGGCACGCACATCTGGTTCGACTGGACAGAGCAGCAGCTGTTGGACGGCATTGAACTGCCCAAAGGTTGGGATGCGTCCGACATGGTGAAAGGCACGGACACGCTGGACGTATGGTTTGACTCGGGCAGTTCTCACCGTGCTGTGCTCGACTCTTTTGAAGGACTGCACTCCCCCGCCGATCTTTACCTTGAAGGCAGCGATCAGCACCGTGGGTGGTTCCAGAGTTCCATATGGACTTCCGTTGTCTCCAAGGGATGCGCTCCTTACAAGACCGTGCTCACCCATGGCTTCGTCGTCGACGAAGATGGTCGAAAAATGTCCAAGAGCCAGGGAGCAAAAACAGCAACCCAATGGCTGGGTGAATATGGTGCCGACGTGCTTCGCCTACTGATCTCGTCCGAGGATTATCGCGGTGATCTTCCGATCGGAGCCACTGTCATCAAACAGGCGTCTGGCATCTATCGACTCATTCGCAATACACTGCGTTTCCAACTCGGCAACCTCTACGATTTTGATCCCGAGACCGATGCCGTTGCGCTGCAAGACCTGCATATCCTGGATCAGTGGATGCTGCACGAACTGCAGCAAATGGTCTCCACCGTAGAACAGGCGTATGACAGCTACGACTTTCCAAAGGTCTACCAGACAGTCCAGCTGTTCTGCAACAATACGCTCTCGGCTACCTATCACGATATCAT comes from the Puniceicoccaceae bacterium genome and includes:
- the ileS gene encoding isoleucine--tRNA ligase — translated: MSTNLKDTLNLPKTAFPMKADLVKREPIRVQHWDETSVYPKVRAKRSGAEPFILHDGPPFANGDIHLGHVLNKVLKDIVVRYKTLRGYDAHYVTGWDCHGLPIEHAVTKELRKKAGDLDPVTVRKACETFAQKYVDIQLEQFRRLGILTDWETRYLTMDPAYEADILRTFAAFVEQGLVYRSKKPVYWSIPCRTALAEAEIEYTEHTSASIWVAFPAENASAFGLPDATSVVIWTTTPWTLPANLAIALHPRFEYVTVIQNGHHYLVAKELADAFVQHCGWSDSATIQTQTFTGESLEGLQTRHPFIDRASPVLMAEYVTLESGTGCVHTAPGHGLEDYQTGLKYGLEIYCPINDDGAYVDDGQIPPELVGKSVLEVNGKNPANLAVLDIIKANGSLLHFEKIKHQYPYCWRSKTPVIFRAMDQFFMQLDHHHVREKVLEAIDQVEWVPGWGKNRIRGAVESRPDWCISRQRAWGVPIPVFYNADGVPLLDKDVIVALADKVATHGTHIWFDWTEQQLLDGIELPKGWDASDMVKGTDTLDVWFDSGSSHRAVLDSFEGLHSPADLYLEGSDQHRGWFQSSIWTSVVSKGCAPYKTVLTHGFVVDEDGRKMSKSQGAKTATQWLGEYGADVLRLLISSEDYRGDLPIGATVIKQASGIYRLIRNTLRFQLGNLYDFDPETDAVALQDLHILDQWMLHELQQMVSTVEQAYDSYDFPKVYQTVQLFCNNTLSATYHDIIKDRLYTLAPNDAKRRSSQTVLYRVLDTLIRVLSPILPFTCDEAAGYLETDSDFAS